The genomic stretch TCGCCAAAGACTTTCGCGATACCGATCCTCTAAATTCCATCCTGGCCCCGCTCTCCCGATCAAACAGCCGCGATGATTTTTTCCTCTATCAAATAATTCTTTCCTCCGCCCCCAAAAACTGGCAGGGTCCAATTATCGACGTTATTCAAAACGGCACGGTAGTCGACAAAGAAAAAGGCTATCACCAAGCTCATCCCGACAAAGCCGTCTTTGAGCAAAAAATCCAGTTCCCCGGGCTTCTGGCCCAAATCAATCTTTTCTCCAATAATCCCGGGTTAATTACCGGCGTTTCCTCCTCCTTTGGCATCTACACCAGCCCCCGCGGTAATCTTATCAAAACCTTTACCCCTGGTTTTTTTCACAAAAATAAACTCCCAACCGCAATATTCTCCAGGGAAATCAAAAAAGGTCTCAAAACTCAGATTCTAAACACCGAGGAACTCGCTGCCCTCTGCCATTTTCCCAATAAACTCACAAAACTTCCTAACATCGCCTGGGGCAAAAAACTTTATGCCGAACCCCCGGAAAATCTCCCCATAATCGAAGGTCTCTCCGAAGAAGAAAAAAACAAAATTACCGTTTTCGGTCGCACAGAATTCCGCAACAAAGACGCCATTTTTGGTATCAAAGAGGGGGAAGACCGTCGCCGCCATACCTATATTATCGGTAAATCCGGTACCGGAAAAACCACCCTCATTGCCAACATGGCCATTGATGACATCAGAAAAGGCCGTGGCGTCGCTATCATCGACCCTCACGGTGATCTTTGCAACACCATTCTTGACTATATTCCCAGCAACCGCATCAACGACTGTTGTTATTTCAACCCCGCCGATCCGGAATACGTCTACCCGTTAAATGTTCTCGAGGCCAAAAACGAGTCCCAAAAAGAATTAGTCGCTTCCGGTGTCCTCTCCATCTTCAAAAAACTCTATGGTACTGTTTCCTGGGGACCGCGTCTCGAGCACATCCTCAGAAACACCGTCCTGACTCTTGTAAATACTCCCGACTCCAACCTAACCCATGTTATCGAAATCTTAACCAACAGAAACTATCGAAATCGGGTTATTGAAAAGTTAAACAATCAAACTCTCAAAAACTTCTGGCTCAACGAATTTGACCGAATGGACCCAAAATTCCAAAACGAAGCCATTGCCCCGGTTCTAAACAAAGTCGGTCAGTTCATTTCCTCCACCAAAATCAGAAACACTCTTGCCCACTCCAAATCAAAAGTCGATATTCAAAGCATCATGGACCAAAAAAAGATCCTTATAGCCGATCTCTCCACTGGCCGCCTCGGAGAAGACAATTCATCTCTTCTAGGCGCTATGTTAATCACCCAAATCCAGCTTTCCGCCATGAACCGTGTTTTTCAAACGGTAGAAGAAAGATCTGATTTCTATCTTTACGTCGACGAATTTCAAAACTTTGCCACAGAAGCTTTCATCAAAATCCTCTCCGAAGCCCGTAAATTTAAGCTTAATCTAATCGTCGCCAATCAATACATGAACCAGTTGGAACGTCCGATTCAGGATGCTATTTTCGGCAACGTCGGTTCCCTTATCTCCTTTGTCGTTGGCAACCAGGATGCCGCTATCCTCCAAAAAGAATTCGGAGCCGAGTTCCCCTCAGATGACCTTGTGAAACTTGGTAGATATCAGGTCATTTGCCGTCTCTCCATTGACTCAGAAACAACCCAGCCTTTTTATTCCAACACCCTTCCGCCGCTCCTGTGCAAAAATCAGCATCGCGATAAAGTAATTAGAACTTCCCAGGAAAGATGGGGCAAAAAACTAAAAGACGCCTTTCCCCCACCCAATTCCCTGCCAGTCATTCCACAACCCTAAGGTTTTTCCACCCCGCTAGTTCGTCATTACGATCCGCCAACTGGCGGAGTGGCAATCATTACAAGACTTAGTTAGTCAAGTTGTTTCAGAATTACTTCTCCCGACGTAACGTCGGGATCGCAATGACGGGTTTTAAGGTTTCTTCCACCCTGCCCACTTACACTCCGGATATTTCGAGCAGCCATAAAATTTCTTGCCGCTCCGGGTTCTCTTTATTACCACCGGCGCCCCACACGTCGGACAGTCAAATCCGGCCACTTCCTGATACTGTTTAGTATACCTACACTCCGGAAACCGGCTACAAGAAATAAACTTCCCGAATTTCCCCAGTCTAATAACCAGCTCCCCCTCCTTACACTCCGGACATTTTTCCCCCAATTTTTCCGTCTCCACCTTCACTCTCTCTGCCCCGGCTTCGGCTATTTTTACATCCTTCTCAAATCTGTTCCAAAATGTTTTCATCATTTTTTTCCAATCCAATTTTCCCGCCGCAATTTTGTCCAAATTACCCTCCATGTCAGCCGTAAACGGCAACGACAAAACTTCAGAAAAATTCCTTACCAAAAATTCATTGGCCGCCTTGCCCAATGCTGTTGGGATAAATTTCCCCTCATCCTTTTCCACATACTGTCGAATCTGAATAGTCGAGATAATCGGCGCATAAGTACTTGGTCGCCCGATTCCCTGTTTTTCCAGGCTCGATACCAAACTTGCCTCGGTATATCTTGGCGGTGGGTTAGTTTCCGACTCCTCAAACCATATCTTTGTAGCCGAAATCATCTCTCCTTCTTTTAAAGCCGGCAATATCTGATCTTCAAATTTCTCTCCATTAATCTTCAAAAACCCATCAAAAATCATCCTTACTCCTTTTGACTGAAACAGACCGCCTCCGTCTCGCAGATTAACCACCGTACTTCCTGTTATCGCCGCTGCCCCCTGTGTTGCCACTGCCCGTTTCCAAATCATTTGGTATAGTCTATTCTCCCTCGGGTCTGCATCCGCCAGTTCTGTCCTATTTACGTCTGTCGGCCTGATAGCCTCATGCGCCTCCTGGGCATTCTTGGCCGTATTTTTATAGTACCTGATCTTTGCCGATATATACTTTTCTCCGTATGTTTTGCCGATATATTTTCTGAAATCATTTATCGTTTTTTCGGCAATATAGACCGAATCAGTCCGATGGTATGTTATAAAGCCTCTTTCAAACAATCTTTGCGCCACACTCATTGTCGTTTTCCCTGGCCATCCAAACCTCCTGGCCGCTGCCTGTTGAAGTTTTGATGTTGTAAAAGCCGGCAGCGGCGTTCTGTTAATTTCTTTCTCTGTTACTTTCTCGACCACCATTTGGTTTGATAGGTCATTCACGAATTTCGTCACCTTCTGCCTATCCTCAAAAATCGACTTGGTAAAAGAATAAACCCCGTCAAATAGTTTGATCTTTTCCGTTTTAAACGCCGACTTTTCTTCCACCTTTATCAGATCAGCGTCAAACTTTTCCCTCCCCTTTTTCAATTCCGCCAATACCTTAAAAAACACTTCTTTTTTAAATGCCTCAATCTCTTTTTCCCTTTCGCACACCAGTCTCACCGCCACCGACTGCACCCGCCCACCGGACAAACCTCTCCTTACTTTTCTCCACAAAACCGGAGATAAAGTATAACCCACCACCCGGTCAAGAATCCTTCTCCCCTGCTGCGCGTTTACCAAATCCATATCCACCGCCCGTGCTTTTCCCATCGCATCAGAAATTGCGTCCTTAGTAATTTCATGAAATGTTATTCTGCTGATATCAAGCTTCTTTCCCACTTTCAAACTTTCAGACTTTCCCACTTTCAGACTTTTAGACTTTAAGACTTTTGACTCATCTGGATGCGTCAGCAACCACTCCACATGCCACGATATTGCTTCCCCTTCCCGATCCGGATCTGTCGCCAACAATACTCTTTTAACTCTGGCCGCAGTTCTAATAAGGTCCTCTACCACATTTTTTTTCTTGGGATCGATCTTGTAATCCGGCTCAAAACCGTGTTTAATATCCACCGACATCTTATTCCCCGGCAAATCTCTCAAATGACCCACGGTCGCAATCACCTCAAAATCTTTTCCCAAATATTTCCCTATAGTTTTCGCTTTCGTCGGCGATTCCACTACCAATAAACTCTTGTCTCCCATGTTTATAAAATTTATTTACTAAATTACTAATTACAGACTTGCCTGCCGGTAGGCAGGTTACCAGTTACTGATTACAGATTACCAGTTACCGGTTACAGATTACCATTTACCAATTACTGATTACCAGTTACAAGTCTATATATTATCACCACCTGTCAAGCTTTCACTACCATCTTACCCTCGGCAAGCATACAGTTTCTCCGGTCGCCAACGATAGCACCACCCTGGACTCTTCTCCGGGCTGAATACCCTCTAAGCTACTTCTATACAACTCCGACGCCCTCCCATCCCCCGCAATTAGAGAGTTAGAATTCCGAATCTCTTTCCCCCGTCCATCGGTTCTCATCACAGTCATCGACCACCCCAATCCCGGGATACCATCAACAATTCCCAATGCCATTCTCGTCACCACCTGTCGCGCAAAACTAGTTACTTTGGTAATTCTTTCCTCCATATCATCCGCCGCTACCTTCGGAATCCCCTCATAAGCTATCGTACTTCGCCAATAACCCGTTGGCCTATTTTCTTTGGAACTTGGTCCTTCAGCCCCCCTTTCTCCTGATAACATTGACCACTACTTTACTACAATCCTTCTAAATCTTCAATCCCCGTTACAATATTCGCCCCGTTTTTAATCAGATAATTTGGCGCTGCCGAATTGGTATCTGTCATTCTCCCTGGCACTGCCCATACCTCCCGCCCCTGCTCCGCCGCCAGCCTTGCTGTTACCAAAGTTCCGCTTCTTTTCGACCCCTCAATTACCACTACCCCCCTCGAGATTCCGGAAATTATTCTGTTTCTTGCCAAAAATTTTTCCGGGGCCGGCAATACTCCGTTTGCATATTCTGAAACTATCAACCCTCCACTAGCCAAAATCAATTCATAAAGCCACTTATTCGACCTCGGGCTAACCACGTCCACTCCCGAAGCCAAAACCGCAATTGTTTTCCCGCCCCTCTCAGTACAAACCCTTTGCACTTGAGCATCTACCCCAAAGGCCATCCCCGACACTACCACAATCCCGGTTCTGACCAGTTCCGGAACTAGCTTTTCCACCACTTCTTTCCCGTATTCACTGATATTTCTGCTCCCCACCACCGCCAGGGCTTTCTTTTCTCTTAGCAACTCCGTATTCCCAAGACAATACAGTCTATCGGGGCAATCCGGTATCTGCCGCAGTAAATACGGAAAACTGTCACTATCTTTACAAATTACTTTTATTTCCACTCCTAAATCATATACTAACGTCATTGCGATCCGCCAACTGGCGGAGTGGCAATCTTTTCTAGTCCTCCCTTCTTCAAGGGAGGGAATTAAAGGGTGGGTTTTAATTTAATTAAAATTACAGATTACAGATTACAGACCTGCCTGCCGGTTTACCCGCCGTGGTGGGCAGGCAGGTTACAAATTACATTTTTATCCCCGGTGTTGGTGTCCCATATCTTGGCACCACCGTTTCCGGTTCCTCAAACCATTCTTTCAAAATATCCCCCACAATCGGCGCCGCCACATCAGACCCTTCCCCGCCTCTCTCCACCACAACCGTAATAGATATTTGTGGCTCATCAACTGGTGCAAAAGCAGTCAGCCAGGCATGTGTTTCTTTACTCCCGTCACCCACTTCCGCCGTCCCTGTCTTACAGGCAATCTCAGTCTTAAAGTTAAAAAGCGGCCACGCTGTCCCTCCACTTTTACAGGCTTCTTTCATTCCCCCAACTACTAACTTTATCGTCTCTTTCTTTATCCCCAAACTTTCGCACTCCGCTTTCCCGTTCCGAATCAAGGTCATTTTACACTTCACCCCCCCATTGGCTACCACATTCGTCATCTGGTTCACCTGAAGAGGTGTCACACTCAAATCTCCCTGTCCGATGGCCAAATGATAAGTATTTCCCAAAAACCACTTCTCCCCCTTATTTTCAATTTTCCATTTTTCATCCGGTAAAATCCCGCTAATTTCCCCCGGTAACTCCACCCCCGCTTTTTTTCCAAAACCAAATTTATCCGCCCAGGTCACAATTCTCTCCAGTCCCATTCTCTCCCCCAATCTATAAAAAAATATATCATTAGATCTCTTCAGGGCTTTTACAATATTCACCATCCCATCTGTCCCGCCGCTTTTGTTCCACAGCCAATTCGAATAGGAATATTCACCCACCTTTATCACCCCGGTATCCTCGATCAGAGTATTGCCATCAATTACACCCGTTTCCAGTCCGCCGGTTGCCATCGTCAGTTTAAACACCGAACCCGGATGATATCTTGCCGCCACCGCCCTGTTCAGAAGCGGCAAATCTACCTTATCGTCCAGATAATTATTAATCGCTACATTATCCTGCTGAAATGAAAACACATTGGGGTCAAACCCGGGACTGGAAACCATGCTGACTATTTCTCCGTTTTGGGGGTTGCTGATTATTACCACCGCCTTTTTCCCTTCAAGCATTTTATAAATCTTTTCCTGCCAGTAAGCATCCAAACTTAAGGTAATTTTTTCCCCTATTTCCGGCTCCTGTCTCCCTAGCTCTCTGATATATTTCCCCTTTGCATCTACTTCTATCAACCGTTTACCGTCCACCCCCCGAAGATCACAATCAAAATACTCTTCAGTTCCTCCCCGTCCCAACACACTTCCAAATCCCAACCGCTCTTTGCACTTATCCGTATTTATTTCCTTTTCATTTACTTGCCCCACATATCCGGTAATAAAAGACATCGATTCCCCATATGGGTATTGCCGCTTTAACTCATATGCCAAATCTTTACCCTCAAACCGATAGCCCAAAAAGTCCCCCTGGTCATCATAAACCCTGTTTCCGTCAACCATTTTAAAGTATTGATAAAAACTTTTCGCCACCACCCTGTCTTTCCGGTCGACTATCAATCCCCTTCCGGCCGGGATTACCGTTTCAAAAATTCGGTTTTCCCTGGATAAACTATAGTAATATTTGTGTCTGATAATCGACAAATTGCAAAATCCGACAAACAATATCCCAAAGCTCAAAAACAGACCTACTTTCAAACCCCAATACCGCAAATTACCCTCGGTTTCCATCATTCCCTATATCCCGAAACCAGTCTAACCTGACCGAGTAATTCTCTGTTTTCTATCAATGCCCCGCATCCAAAAATGACCGACATACCCGGATCCTCTGTCACCCGGGTTACTATTTTAGTCTCTTTTTCAATCTCTCTATCCAGACCTTTCAGCTTCGCTCCGCTCCCCACCAAAATAATTCCTCTTTTCAAAATATCATCCATCAGCTCCGGCGGAGTTTCGTCCAACACCGTTTTCACCATCTTAACAATTTTTCCCACCTCAAGTCCCACCGCCTCCTGAATTTCCGAAGCACTTAGTTTAATACTCCGGGGCAGACCAGACTCCAGATCGCGACCCCTCACCAAAGAGTGGCTCCCTCCCTCACCATCAAAAATCCTTCCCGATTCAATTTTCACCCGTTCCGCCGTACCCGGACCAATCAGCACCCCATATTTCATCCTTACATAATTCACAATATTATTATCCAATTCTATCCCCGCTACTTTACTCGCCCGGGTCAGCACGACCCCACCCATCGATACCAAACTTACTTCCGTTTTTCCTCCGCCAATGTCCACCACCAGCAACCCCGACGATTTATTAACCGGCATCCCCGCCCCAATTGCCGCCAAAATCGATTCCTCCACCAACATTACCTGGGCCGCCCCCGCCGCCAAAAAAATGGTCTTTACTGCCCGTTTCTGAACATCGGTCACAAAACCCGGGACTCCCACCAATACCTTGGGTTTCAAAAACTTAGGATATTTACTGGGTATTTCATAAACCAACCGTAGATAGTAAGTAATCATATCTTCTGCCGACTCCATATCCGAAATTATCCCGTTTTTTATCGGGTTAACAACTTCGATATGGATAGGCTCACGGTTAACCATTTCTTTTGCCTTTGTCCCAAAAGCAATTGGCCGCAGATTAGACAATTTTGGCGCCGACAACCCGGTCCATCTTTTCTTTTTTGGTCGGGCCACCATGGCCGGCTCATCCACCACCACCCCCCGCTCTCGAAGATAAATCAAAACATTACTGCTGCCCAGGTCAACCCCAATATCCCACCTAAACGGCGCCAAAATTTTGTCCACAAAACCTCCAAAATCAAAAAGACTGATCACATCAAATTATAGCAAGATACCGTTATACTATACCTATGAAATTAATACCCAGGGCAATTATTTTTTGCTACCTCCTGCTTTTCTTTTTCACCCCCCTGATTTTCACCTCCTTTAATTCAGAGCTGTTCGAATTACCCAAAACTTACTTTGTTTTTGCCATTACTATACTTGTTCTTTCCCTTCATTTAATCAATCATTTTGTCAACGCCACTCCCCTCTATCGCCGCAGCTTCCTGGACATCCCTTTTGCACTATTTCTACTCTCCCAAGCCATTTCCACCATTATTTCCATCGATCCCCACACCTCTCTTTGGGGCTATTATTCCCGAATGAACGGCGGGCTTTTATCCACCGTCTCATATCTCACCCTTTTCTGGGTTTTCAATGTTTACCTCACCGATTCTCTAAAAAACAAGCTAGTCCACACTGCCCTGATTTCCGGATTAATAGTCTCTGTGTACGGAATTTTGCAGCATTTCGGTATCGACAAACACCTCTGGATTCAGGATGTCCAAAACCGGGTTTTCTCCACCCTCGGCCAACCAAATTGGTTGGCCGCCTATCTTTGTATCCTTATCCCTTTTGCCATTTTGAAATTTCTTAATTCCAAATCAAAGTTACAGTTTACTGTTTACAGTTTACTGATTACCGTTTTTTATCTGTGTCTCCTTTTTACCAAATCCAAATCAGGTATTCTTGCCGCCATCATCACCATCTCTCTCTTTCTTATTATCTATTCCCAAAAAACAAAAAAAATTCTATTACCGATTATCGTTTCCGGCTTAGTGATTATTTTTCTTTTTACCGTCAACAATCCCATTCAAAATCGCCTTTCCCCCTCCTCCCCCCAAACTCCCTCAGCCCTGTCAGAGGTTACCGCCGACACTAATATTACTGCCTCAGAAGATATCAGAAAAATTGTCTGGCAAGGTGCCTTTGACCTCTGGAAACGTTTCCCCGTCCTTGGCACCGGAGTAGAAACTTTTGCCTATTCTTATTACTGGACCAGGCCGACCTCTCATAATCTCACCTCCGAGTGGGACTTTCTCTACAACAAAGCCCACAACGAATATTTAAACTACCTCGCTACTACCGGCGCTCTAGGCTTACTTGCCTACCTCCTCATCATTTTCACCGTTCTCAAAAAATTAATCCCTAATCACCAATCCGATATAGAAAACCTGGCTATCCTCTCCGG from Candidatus Shapirobacteria bacterium encodes the following:
- a CDS encoding DUF87 domain-containing protein, which produces MPDSVQSQFTILEIRLPQNNEYTLESMSSLFSNFTQFSSLGFFEKLLGKKKTIASIEIALINGQIRFFVVTNTRDADFFRAQILAQYPTAITRNPDDYLTPFLVGSHCPVTPGQDSTPKTEITPQRLSFIQLGLSRMSDYPLKIAKDFRDTDPLNSILAPLSRSNSRDDFFLYQIILSSAPKNWQGPIIDVIQNGTVVDKEKGYHQAHPDKAVFEQKIQFPGLLAQINLFSNNPGLITGVSSSFGIYTSPRGNLIKTFTPGFFHKNKLPTAIFSREIKKGLKTQILNTEELAALCHFPNKLTKLPNIAWGKKLYAEPPENLPIIEGLSEEEKNKITVFGRTEFRNKDAIFGIKEGEDRRRHTYIIGKSGTGKTTLIANMAIDDIRKGRGVAIIDPHGDLCNTILDYIPSNRINDCCYFNPADPEYVYPLNVLEAKNESQKELVASGVLSIFKKLYGTVSWGPRLEHILRNTVLTLVNTPDSNLTHVIEILTNRNYRNRVIEKLNNQTLKNFWLNEFDRMDPKFQNEAIAPVLNKVGQFISSTKIRNTLAHSKSKVDIQSIMDQKKILIADLSTGRLGEDNSSLLGAMLITQIQLSAMNRVFQTVEERSDFYLYVDEFQNFATEAFIKILSEARKFKLNLIVANQYMNQLERPIQDAIFGNVGSLISFVVGNQDAAILQKEFGAEFPSDDLVKLGRYQVICRLSIDSETTQPFYSNTLPPLLCKNQHRDKVIRTSQERWGKKLKDAFPPPNSLPVIPQP
- the topA gene encoding type I DNA topoisomerase; protein product: MGDKSLLVVESPTKAKTIGKYLGKDFEVIATVGHLRDLPGNKMSVDIKHGFEPDYKIDPKKKNVVEDLIRTAARVKRVLLATDPDREGEAISWHVEWLLTHPDESKVLKSKSLKVGKSESLKVGKKLDISRITFHEITKDAISDAMGKARAVDMDLVNAQQGRRILDRVVGYTLSPVLWRKVRRGLSGGRVQSVAVRLVCEREKEIEAFKKEVFFKVLAELKKGREKFDADLIKVEEKSAFKTEKIKLFDGVYSFTKSIFEDRQKVTKFVNDLSNQMVVEKVTEKEINRTPLPAFTTSKLQQAAARRFGWPGKTTMSVAQRLFERGFITYHRTDSVYIAEKTINDFRKYIGKTYGEKYISAKIRYYKNTAKNAQEAHEAIRPTDVNRTELADADPRENRLYQMIWKRAVATQGAAAITGSTVVNLRDGGGLFQSKGVRMIFDGFLKINGEKFEDQILPALKEGEMISATKIWFEESETNPPPRYTEASLVSSLEKQGIGRPSTYAPIISTIQIRQYVEKDEGKFIPTALGKAANEFLVRNFSEVLSLPFTADMEGNLDKIAAGKLDWKKMMKTFWNRFEKDVKIAEAGAERVKVETEKLGEKCPECKEGELVIRLGKFGKFISCSRFPECRYTKQYQEVAGFDCPTCGAPVVIKRTRSGKKFYGCSKYPECKWAGWKKP
- the dprA gene encoding DNA-processing protein DprA, whose amino-acid sequence is MEIKVICKDSDSFPYLLRQIPDCPDRLYCLGNTELLREKKALAVVGSRNISEYGKEVVEKLVPELVRTGIVVVSGMAFGVDAQVQRVCTERGGKTIAVLASGVDVVSPRSNKWLYELILASGGLIVSEYANGVLPAPEKFLARNRIISGISRGVVVIEGSKRSGTLVTARLAAEQGREVWAVPGRMTDTNSAAPNYLIKNGANIVTGIEDLEGL
- a CDS encoding penicillin-binding transpeptidase domain-containing protein, with protein sequence MKVGLFLSFGILFVGFCNLSIIRHKYYYSLSRENRIFETVIPAGRGLIVDRKDRVVAKSFYQYFKMVDGNRVYDDQGDFLGYRFEGKDLAYELKRQYPYGESMSFITGYVGQVNEKEINTDKCKERLGFGSVLGRGGTEEYFDCDLRGVDGKRLIEVDAKGKYIRELGRQEPEIGEKITLSLDAYWQEKIYKMLEGKKAVVIISNPQNGEIVSMVSSPGFDPNVFSFQQDNVAINNYLDDKVDLPLLNRAVAARYHPGSVFKLTMATGGLETGVIDGNTLIEDTGVIKVGEYSYSNWLWNKSGGTDGMVNIVKALKRSNDIFFYRLGERMGLERIVTWADKFGFGKKAGVELPGEISGILPDEKWKIENKGEKWFLGNTYHLAIGQGDLSVTPLQVNQMTNVVANGGVKCKMTLIRNGKAECESLGIKKETIKLVVGGMKEACKSGGTAWPLFNFKTEIACKTGTAEVGDGSKETHAWLTAFAPVDEPQISITVVVERGGEGSDVAAPIVGDILKEWFEEPETVVPRYGTPTPGIKM
- a CDS encoding rod shape-determining protein, which gives rise to MISLFDFGGFVDKILAPFRWDIGVDLGSSNVLIYLRERGVVVDEPAMVARPKKKRWTGLSAPKLSNLRPIAFGTKAKEMVNREPIHIEVVNPIKNGIISDMESAEDMITYYLRLVYEIPSKYPKFLKPKVLVGVPGFVTDVQKRAVKTIFLAAGAAQVMLVEESILAAIGAGMPVNKSSGLLVVDIGGGKTEVSLVSMGGVVLTRASKVAGIELDNNIVNYVRMKYGVLIGPGTAERVKIESGRIFDGEGGSHSLVRGRDLESGLPRSIKLSASEIQEAVGLEVGKIVKMVKTVLDETPPELMDDILKRGIILVGSGAKLKGLDREIEKETKIVTRVTEDPGMSVIFGCGALIENRELLGQVRLVSGYRE
- a CDS encoding O-antigen ligase family protein: MKLIPRAIIFCYLLLFFFTPLIFTSFNSELFELPKTYFVFAITILVLSLHLINHFVNATPLYRRSFLDIPFALFLLSQAISTIISIDPHTSLWGYYSRMNGGLLSTVSYLTLFWVFNVYLTDSLKNKLVHTALISGLIVSVYGILQHFGIDKHLWIQDVQNRVFSTLGQPNWLAAYLCILIPFAILKFLNSKSKLQFTVYSLLITVFYLCLLFTKSKSGILAAIITISLFLIIYSQKTKKILLPIIVSGLVIIFLFTVNNPIQNRLSPSSPQTPSALSEVTADTNITASEDIRKIVWQGAFDLWKRFPVLGTGVETFAYSYYWTRPTSHNLTSEWDFLYNKAHNEYLNYLATTGALGLLAYLLIIFTVLKKLIPNHQSDIENLAILSGFSAILITNAAGFTVVVSSLFFFLLPALIKIPPQVITPKAKLKDNFFTIPLVIFTLICGSYLFNTITAYYLADIAFAQSENTDADQEPQTAYDYIGAAIKFRPTEPLYQSKMSTIAVKLASIDKQSQDNNIKIALAASDKSVADSPANVNFWKERAQMFIYLSTIDSKYFTDSIESLLSASRLAPTDAKIFYLIGRFYLTAGQTPEALLYFQKAIDQKPNYDFAYFDMGKIYLDQKDYQKAKESFETTLKIAPKNTDAQNYLDQINLLD